The region CGCCCCTTTATAAGCCCCGTCTCCCGTTGATTTGAAGTGTCTTTTTTTTGTTGTCGCACAGCGGGTAAGGTTTGAGAGTCACCTCTCTCCCCTCCCCTAAGAACCGTGGGTGACTGTTACCAATCACACGGCTCAAGCCTTACTTCAAGCCTTCAACTTGGATTTTGAATGTACCTGTTTATGACAAGCCTTGTGTAAGTGTACAAGATTATCAGTGGAGTCATCACCACCATTTATCACAGGTACGATATGATGGGTTTCTATTTCTTCTCCATTGAACAAGTTTTCACCACATACAGGACATTTCCAATTTTGGTTAATGGCTACTTGATAGTATTTACTACCTTTTGCCCAGTAGTTTTTACCCTGTTTTAGTTTGCGGTTATTCCAATATTCACGGAGTGAAGAGTCATCTGGACTGGCATCACCTTTTACTTTGATGTGCCTTTCAATCGCAATTTTACTGATGTCATTAAGGATGAGTTGTTTCTCCTTTCCTCTTCTATCAGAGGTCTTACACATGAAAGTCCAGTTATCCCCCTTGAAGTAGTGAAAATATTTGTTCTTAACCCATGTTTTTGATTTCTTGGGGTGCCTTCTTTTAGCCCAAAAATAGAGGGACATCACTACTCTATGATGTATGTAAGAGAAGGTTTCTTTGCTAATTACTCCTCTGTAGTAATTAGCAAAACCTCTGAGAAGCGGATTCAACTTGGCGATGACTTCTTCTTGGGTATTTGCTTTCATATTAGATATAGTTGATTTTATCTTTTTGCAGAATGCTAGTACCTTTTCTTTCTGAGGTTTTATCAGTAATTTACCTTTATACTGACGTATATTAAAACCGAGGAAGTCGAATCCTTCATCTATGTGAACTATCCTTGTCTTCTCAGTGCTGATTTCTAGTCCTCTTTCTTCTAACCATTGCTTTATCAGGATTAGCACGTCTTCTAGGTTTTGTTTTTCCTTCGCTGTTACGACAAAATCGTCAGCATAACGGATGAATCCTAATTGTGGTCTTCTCCCCCATTTTGTCTTGGGTAGTTTCACACTTTTAATTAGTTCTTCTAATCCATGTAAACCAATATTGGCTAACAATGGACTTATCACACCACCTTGAGGAGTGCCTGTCTCGCTAGGGTTGTAAATACCGCTATCAATAAATCCAGCTTTTGGCATTTCCCATTCATTGACAAGTTTTACTCGCTGTGCAGGGGTGTTTATCACCTCCTTATCTATCCCTGCTGTTTGCTTTCCGTTATTGACTTGAGTAATTTGTCTAACACTTAGCAATAGATTTGATAGGCTTCTTATTAACAGTTTCTGCAATCTTCTCAACTGCTGACCCTGACTAAGTTTTCTAGCACGGAAGATTCGGCAACGCAAATTCTTAACAACTTTATGGGCTTTTTGCCAATTGATCTGACTCCAGTCCTCTAGTTGTCTTGTGTCTCCATTTATCAAAATTGCTTTTGACATCTAACTTTTAACTCCAATTTAGAATTATTGTTTTCTTTTCTGTCCGTATAAGACCCAAGAGAAGTCTGCTGTTCCTTTCGGTCAAGGGCAAATTTTGAACCCTTATCTCAGCCGTTACACCTGAGCATTCGCTTTTTTCTCTCATCTTCTGCCCTCCAGAGAGTTCCGTCTTTGTCGCCTCAGACCTACTCTTACGAGACTCTGTAGGGTTTACCCTGTTGTATCATCTTGAGTTTTCATGTAGTTAGGATGGTTGACTATTCTGCGAAGGGAATTTTGTTTCTACAACTAAATAACGTTAAAGTATTTAGTTCACCCTCTTACCATTTTGGTTAGAGCTTATCAGGGATAATTTAGCTCTTCGGACTATAACGCAGTTTAATCGCCAACTTAGACTATGTTCATCCTTCTACATCTTCCCTCTAGCTCCTTACCGTTTAATCCCTAACAGCTTCGGCTACATTTGGGGTCTGCATTCCACCTGTTTCGTTACCTACTAGGGTGTGACCGCACTTTGTGATAGAGTGTTTTCCATGAGGGCTGGTGGTAGAAATCACCAGACGACTAGGTGTCGTAGTCAAAGTGACCAGTTCAGGTCGCACTCAACGGGAGTCCTCTTTTGACATTTTTAAGATAGTGTAGATGCTAAAATTCATGGTTATCAAGCTGGATGTGATATTTACTTAGCTAAACCTTTTCAAACTATTGAATTAATAGCCATTGTCAAAAATCTTTTAGAAAGGTCTCAAGTTATTCAATCTGAACTTGTTTTCCCTCAAGATTATCCAGTTAATGATGATAATTTAGACATTAAATTAACCCCCAGAGAAATAGAAGTTTTACATTTATTAATGGATGGTTTTTCTAATAATAAAATTGCTGAAAATTTATATCTTAGTCCCAAAACTGTAGAAAAATATGTGGCTAATTTGCTGAAGAAGACGGGCGCTGAAAATCGTACCGAATTGGTTAGTTTTGCTTTTAAACATCATTTGCTTTAATGGAACAAAACGGTAAAGGTTAATTAAAAAATAGGGCGTTACTGAATTGTGTTCTGAAACATCAATGAATTACAACAAATATATAATACTCAAAATATTATTACTACTCTCTATTCCCTACTCCAAGCAAAAACATATTTAAAATCAACAACGCCTGATAAATGTTTTCGGAAAGTGACAAAAGAGGGTTAAGATAAGCTGACGAGTTTCAAGGCTTCATCACGAATACGACAGGAATCACAAACACCGCAAGGAGATTCTCCCCCTTGATAACAAGACCAAGTTTTTTCGATGGGTACATTCAATTCCAGCGCCCTCCGCACTATATCAACCTTACTGAGATTAACCAAAGGCGCAATTAACTGGGGAGAATTACCCTCGATGCCAACTTTAGAAGAAAGATTAGCTAAATGCTGAAAAGCCTGTAAATATTCTGGGCGACAATCTGGATAACCAGAATAATCCACCGCATTAATGCCCAGATAAATGGCAGTAGCGCCCCTCGCCTCAGCCAAAGAAAGGGCAATGGCAATAAACACCGTATTACGCCCCGGCACATAAGTAGAAGGAATTTGATTTGGTATCACCCCCCCATCGGGAATTATCATGGTTTCATCCGTGAGAGAAGACCCCCCCCAGAGGGATAAGTTAACATCAATGATATGATGCTCGGTAATGCCCAGACATTGAGCGACGGAGTGCGCTGCTTCCAATTCCTTAGAGTGCCTCTGCCCATAACGAAAAGATAGCGCCATCACCTCATAACCATCCGCCATGGCAATAGCCGCGCTAGTGGCAGAATCCAAACCCCCTGATAATAAAACAATTGCTTTTTTCGTCATATGCTTTACAATTTGCTATAATTTTGTTATACCCCCCTAGGGGATAATCTTAAACGTGTTAAACAATAGTAATTCTTAGTTTAAAATTGCTAATACTCAAAATTTGGTTTTATTATTAAAATACATTAAGATTTAAGTAAAGATAAGTAAAGATATTCTAAGCAATTTTGTTTAATCATACCCTATTTTCCCAAATCAGCGCCTTTGTTCCCTCCACAGTCAGTGTAGTTAATAACTACTGTGTGGCGTGGTGGTGGCAAAAGGAAAAACGTCAAAGCGTTTTAATATTCCTAGCTTCAGCGTTTCTCGTTTCCGTGCCAGTTTTCTTCCAAGCGCCCCTCGTGCGCATCTTGCCTTCTCTCAGTTTAATTTTAACCCTCCCCTGGGTATATTTTGCCCTGAGAGTGCGCCGTAACCCTGATACTTATATTTGGGGCGATATTCTTATTGGTTTTAGCTGGAGTTGGTTTTGTGGCTCAATTTATTGGGGATGGCTACGGTGGTATCCTGCCATTCATATTCCCATTGAAGCCGTGGGGTTGCCTTTTGCTTTATGGGGCATTTGGCGTGGTAAAGGCTTAATCGGTAATTATTTTTATCTAGGCTCATTGATAGGCACAGCCGTTACAGATTTATACTTTTATATCGATGGTTTGATACCTTATTGGCAGAAAATTATGATTTCTGATCCTAACCTTGTGCAGCCCATTTTACAGGGCGCCATAACCCAAGTCAACACCGTTTGGGGTATTAGTTGGGCAATCCTTCTCGCTAATCTGTTACTAGCAATTAGTCTCTACGCTTTGCAGAAAAAACAACTGCATTATTTAGCTTTGGGGGGCGCTGTTTTAAGTACCATTTTCACTGATGGACTATTT is a window of Cyanobacterium sp. T60_A2020_053 DNA encoding:
- a CDS encoding DUF3120 domain-containing protein; amino-acid sequence: MFNHTLFSQISAFVPSTVSVVNNYCVAWWWQKEKRQSVLIFLASAFLVSVPVFFQAPLVRILPSLSLILTLPWVYFALRVRRNPDTYIWGDILIGFSWSWFCGSIYWGWLRWYPAIHIPIEAVGLPFALWGIWRGKGLIGNYFYLGSLIGTAVTDLYFYIDGLIPYWQKIMISDPNLVQPILQGAITQVNTVWGISWAILLANLLLAISLYALQKKQLHYLALGGAVLSTIFTDGLFLVVAYFGGNA
- a CDS encoding reverse transcriptase N-terminal domain-containing protein, whose product is MSKAILINGDTRQLEDWSQINWQKAHKVVKNLRCRIFRARKLSQGQQLRRLQKLLIRSLSNLLLSVRQITQVNNGKQTAGIDKEVINTPAQRVKLVNEWEMPKAGFIDSGIYNPSETGTPQGGVISPLLANIGLHGLEELIKSVKLPKTKWGRRPQLGFIRYADDFVVTAKEKQNLEDVLILIKQWLEERGLEISTEKTRIVHIDEGFDFLGFNIRQYKGKLLIKPQKEKVLAFCKKIKSTISNMKANTQEEVIAKLNPLLRGFANYYRGVISKETFSYIHHRVVMSLYFWAKRRHPKKSKTWVKNKYFHYFKGDNWTFMCKTSDRRGKEKQLILNDISKIAIERHIKVKGDASPDDSSLREYWNNRKLKQGKNYWAKGSKYYQVAINQNWKCPVCGENLFNGEEIETHHIVPVINGGDDSTDNLVHLHKACHKQVHSKSKLKA
- a CDS encoding response regulator transcription factor is translated as MHGYQAGCDIYLAKPFQTIELIAIVKNLLERSQVIQSELVFPQDYPVNDDNLDIKLTPREIEVLHLLMDGFSNNKIAENLYLSPKTVEKYVANLLKKTGAENRTELVSFAFKHHLL
- the queC gene encoding 7-cyano-7-deazaguanine synthase QueC, whose protein sequence is MTKKAIVLLSGGLDSATSAAIAMADGYEVMALSFRYGQRHSKELEAAHSVAQCLGITEHHIIDVNLSLWGGSSLTDETMIIPDGGVIPNQIPSTYVPGRNTVFIAIALSLAEARGATAIYLGINAVDYSGYPDCRPEYLQAFQHLANLSSKVGIEGNSPQLIAPLVNLSKVDIVRRALELNVPIEKTWSCYQGGESPCGVCDSCRIRDEALKLVSLS